In Elusimicrobiota bacterium, a genomic segment contains:
- a CDS encoding tyrosine-type recombinase/integrase: protein MERLPAVRSELAVSEQSYQAAIELFLLRCRSMNLSPHTITWYGAVLGGFAAFLDGLPERPLPRHTTAPQVRAYLEHLNCTATKTGRRVAPGSVRRFFVTLKTFFAFLERERVVLNNPMLTLEKPKAPKVVIRPLSPEQVQALLAQPKTRTFTGLRNWTMILLALDTGLRLSELLSIRTGDIDWAGSGITVLGKGAKERTVYFGAMAKKALWDYRQRRGDIPGVDAFFTDQFGRPVKPRWFQQVLARYGRSAGVEGVRVSPHTMRHTFAVSYILNGGDAFSLQRLLGHSTMETVKLCVGLANRDVALQHRKFSPMDRLGMVPGERRQVRLK from the coding sequence ATGGAACGCCTGCCCGCCGTCCGGTCGGAGCTTGCCGTATCCGAGCAATCGTATCAGGCCGCCATCGAGCTTTTCCTGCTGCGCTGCCGCAGCATGAACCTGTCCCCGCACACCATCACATGGTATGGCGCGGTCCTGGGGGGCTTTGCGGCCTTCCTGGACGGTCTGCCTGAGCGGCCCCTGCCGCGACACACGACAGCGCCGCAAGTCCGGGCCTACCTGGAGCATCTGAACTGCACGGCCACGAAGACGGGCCGCAGGGTGGCCCCGGGTTCGGTGCGGCGTTTCTTCGTCACGCTCAAGACCTTCTTTGCATTCCTGGAGCGTGAGCGGGTGGTCCTAAACAATCCCATGCTGACCTTGGAGAAGCCCAAGGCCCCCAAGGTGGTGATACGGCCCTTGTCGCCCGAGCAAGTCCAGGCTTTGCTGGCGCAGCCCAAGACGCGGACCTTTACGGGGCTGCGGAACTGGACCATGATCCTGCTGGCGCTTGATACAGGCCTGCGGCTGTCGGAACTGCTGTCTATCAGGACCGGAGACATTGACTGGGCCGGGAGCGGTATCACGGTCTTGGGCAAGGGAGCCAAGGAGCGAACGGTCTATTTCGGCGCGATGGCGAAGAAGGCGCTATGGGACTATCGCCAGCGGCGCGGGGACATTCCGGGGGTGGATGCTTTCTTTACGGACCAATTCGGGAGGCCGGTAAAGCCGAGGTGGTTCCAGCAAGTGCTGGCCCGCTACGGCAGGAGCGCGGGGGTGGAGGGCGTGAGGGTTTCCCCCCACACAATGCGGCACACCTTCGCGGTGTCCTACATACTCAACGGTGGGGATGCTTTCTCACTCCAGCGGCTTCTCGGCCATTCGACAATGGAGACGGTCAAGCTCTGTGTGGGTTTGGCGAACCGGGATGTGGCGCTACAGCATCGAAAGTTTTCGCCCATGGACCGCTTGGGCATGGTTCCGGGAGAGAGGCGGCAGGTCCGGCTCAAGTAA